One stretch of Gloeocapsa sp. PCC 73106 DNA includes these proteins:
- a CDS encoding glutathione S-transferase N-terminal domain-containing protein: MIELYTFTTPNGRKPAIMLEEVGLPYQIKMINISKGEQFSPEFIAINPNSKIPAIVDRETNITVFESGAILIYLAEKTGQFLPSDTQARFRVIEWLMFQMGGVGPMFGQLSHFRKAAPTQIDYAINRYHNETLRLLGVLDRQLENNEFIAGSYSIADMATYPWVAALSYLEIAPTDYSQVQRWVQTMEERPAVQRGMALAQE, from the coding sequence ATGATCGAGCTTTATACTTTTACCACACCCAATGGTCGCAAACCCGCGATTATGCTGGAGGAGGTTGGACTTCCTTACCAGATCAAGATGATTAATATCAGCAAAGGTGAGCAATTTTCCCCAGAATTTATCGCTATTAATCCTAATAGTAAAATTCCAGCCATAGTTGATCGAGAAACGAACATCACTGTATTCGAATCAGGGGCGATTTTAATATATCTAGCAGAGAAAACGGGACAATTTTTGCCCTCGGATACTCAAGCTCGATTTCGAGTAATTGAGTGGTTGATGTTTCAAATGGGTGGAGTAGGACCCATGTTTGGTCAATTGAGTCACTTCCGCAAAGCAGCGCCAACTCAAATCGATTACGCTATTAATCGCTACCATAACGAAACCCTGCGTTTATTGGGAGTATTAGATCGACAGTTAGAAAATAATGAGTTTATAGCTGGAAGTTATTCCATCGCTGATATGGCTACTTATCCTTGGGTGGCTGCTCTCAGCTATTTAGAAATTGCCCCAACAGATTATAGCCAAGTGCAACGCTGGGTTCAAACCATGGAAGAACGTCCCGCGGTGCAGCGTGGTATGGCGTTAGCTCAAGAGTAA
- a CDS encoding peroxiredoxin produces the protein MSLQLGDQVPDFQQSSTQGDISFYDWAGDSWVILFSHPADYTPVCTTELGAVAKLKSEFDKRNVKTIALSVDDVESHMGWTKDIEETQGATLNYPILADGDRKVSDLYGMIHPNANNTLTVRSVFIIDPQKKLRLTITYPASTGRNFDEILRVIDSLQLTDGYQVATPVNWQDGDDCVIVPSLKDPEVLKEKFPKGYKEVKPYLRMTPQPNK, from the coding sequence ATGTCTCTTCAGCTTGGTGATCAAGTTCCAGATTTTCAACAATCCTCAACTCAAGGGGACATTTCCTTTTACGATTGGGCAGGCGATAGTTGGGTAATTCTGTTTTCTCACCCCGCCGACTATACTCCAGTTTGTACTACAGAATTGGGTGCCGTCGCTAAACTCAAGTCAGAGTTTGATAAACGCAATGTGAAAACCATAGCTTTAAGCGTGGATGACGTAGAATCACACATGGGTTGGACCAAAGATATCGAAGAAACCCAAGGTGCTACCTTAAATTATCCCATCTTGGCTGATGGCGATCGCAAAGTATCCGATCTCTATGGGATGATTCACCCTAACGCCAACAATACCCTAACCGTGCGCTCTGTATTCATTATTGATCCACAGAAAAAACTACGTCTCACCATCACTTATCCAGCTAGTACTGGACGCAATTTTGATGAAATTTTACGAGTAATCGATTCTCTACAGTTAACAGATGGGTATCAAGTAGCCACACCTGTAAATTGGCAAGATGGGGACGATTGTGTCATTGTACCTTCTCTTAAAGATCCAGAAGTACTCAAGGAGAAGTTTCCCAAAGGTTACAAAGAAGTTAAGCCTTACCTACGCATGACTCCTCAACCCAACAAATAA
- a CDS encoding type II toxin-antitoxin system Phd/YefM family antitoxin has protein sequence MDSVSVNQFRENLKHFVEQVVSQHIPLKVTRRNGEDFIIISAEDWEREQETLYVLQNNSLMQQISASMTTHTQGSGYLPSNEELDEIAGV, from the coding sequence ATGGATAGTGTTAGTGTCAATCAGTTTAGAGAAAATCTGAAACACTTTGTCGAACAAGTAGTTAGCCAACATATACCTTTGAAAGTTACGCGGCGGAATGGAGAGGACTTCATTATCATTAGTGCCGAAGATTGGGAGCGAGAACAAGAAACCCTTTATGTCCTACAAAATAATAGCTTAATGCAGCAAATTTCTGCCTCAATGACAACCCACACCCAAGGTAGTGGTTACTTACCCAGCAACGAGGAATTAGATGAGAT